In the genome of Pseudobdellovibrionaceae bacterium, one region contains:
- a CDS encoding protein-glutamine glutaminase family protein → MAKLFVRATWVGVLSAVLSVTTVWASIDRSIGKTQVETYNGETTEVSVISYAFMQELFDQLANHPRIPFKFPDDGCYARAHKMSLLLEQRGIFTIKSFVIGDLRVETPNHPRGWVEWWYHVAPALYVKDIKPTPLPLAEGSKSSASSTESEEDMTLMIFDPSLFDDPASYIDWVGAMVGHRTGRVSESYNTLRFVYTPGDISNSEELRDYLIQDLVDMETTLELYKELERARLEGVTSEDYIL, encoded by the coding sequence CTGGGCCTCTATTGATCGCAGCATTGGAAAAACTCAAGTCGAAACTTACAACGGAGAAACCACAGAAGTCAGTGTGATCTCTTATGCCTTTATGCAAGAGCTGTTTGACCAGCTGGCGAACCACCCGCGTATCCCTTTTAAGTTTCCTGATGATGGCTGCTATGCCAGAGCACACAAAATGTCTTTACTACTGGAGCAAAGAGGGATCTTCACCATTAAAAGTTTTGTGATTGGTGACCTTAGGGTAGAAACTCCTAACCACCCTCGTGGTTGGGTGGAGTGGTGGTACCACGTGGCACCAGCTCTATATGTGAAAGATATAAAACCCACGCCACTGCCTTTGGCTGAGGGGTCTAAATCCTCGGCATCGTCCACAGAGTCAGAGGAGGACATGACCTTAATGATTTTTGACCCTTCTCTTTTTGATGATCCAGCAAGTTATATAGATTGGGTGGGAGCCATGGTGGGGCACCGCACAGGACGTGTCAGCGAATCTTATAACACCTTAAGATTTGTTTACACTCCTGGTGACATTTCAAATTCTGAAGAGCTAAGAGACTATTTGATTCAGGATTTGGTCGACATGGAGACCACTTTGGAATTATATAAAGAATTAGAACGTGCTCGGCTAGAGGGGGTCACAAGTGAAGATTATATTTTATAG
- a CDS encoding L,D-transpeptidase yields the protein MKLFGKAMIATVAFFAVQNSWANVSTVWDRPDLIPAVIKTVQVDVFDLKRETPSLCKDSECFRADIYLNDIHIARWRVSPGRPHYGTEFVGGYTPAFEARSYHPSHLHQHYKNRFGDSMPWAAFIKNSSGGKSGYATHCGHVTGRRESHGCIRMVCTGGRNDAKTLNLWIREAFKNGGSAKIWTRHTRL from the coding sequence ATGAAGTTATTCGGTAAAGCAATGATTGCGACTGTAGCGTTTTTTGCGGTCCAAAACTCTTGGGCCAATGTGAGTACAGTTTGGGATAGACCCGATTTGATTCCTGCTGTGATTAAAACTGTACAGGTGGACGTTTTTGATTTGAAACGTGAGACTCCATCCCTTTGTAAAGACTCAGAATGCTTCCGTGCAGATATTTATTTGAATGATATTCATATTGCTAGATGGAGAGTATCACCAGGTCGTCCACATTATGGTACTGAGTTTGTGGGTGGTTACACACCTGCTTTTGAAGCGCGCTCTTACCATCCCAGTCATTTACACCAACACTATAAAAACAGATTCGGGGACTCTATGCCTTGGGCGGCTTTTATCAAAAATAGCAGTGGTGGAAAATCTGGTTACGCGACTCACTGTGGACACGTAACAGGACGTAGAGAGTCTCATGGTTGCATCCGCATGGTGTGTACAGGTGGCAGAAACGACGCTAAAACTTTAAACCTTTGGATTCGTGAAGCCTTTAAGAATGGCGGTTCAGCTAAGATTTGGACACGTCACACACGTCTGTAA
- a CDS encoding DNA alkylation repair protein translates to MSESSYQLKNSIDPHFVGQLSQELRKHCSLFDGTAFKKTTLHKQWSQLELKQRIETVARNIHAHLSLTYPQQIDVLMKVAPQFQGLQGLVFPEFVSLFGLQNEKTSLKALKFFTHFSTSEFAIRHFIRQNTPSTMKHMQEWSKDKNEHIRRLSSEGCRPRLPWSFKLPELIADPSRSVQILENLIEDGSLYVRKSVANHLNDISKDHPELALKLATRWLKNKNDHTRWIVKHGLRTLLKARNPEALKLFGVHNANHISVHKFKTTKKQFKIGEHVEFSFELKNSSQASKDLRIEYVIHYVKKSGGQSAKVFKLAEKTFPSGTHSLQRRHPLKPMTTRQHYPGTHKIEIVVNGTRLTTTTFVLKK, encoded by the coding sequence ATGTCAGAATCCTCTTATCAGCTTAAAAACAGTATTGACCCTCATTTTGTGGGACAACTTTCTCAAGAACTTCGCAAACACTGCTCTTTGTTTGATGGCACAGCTTTTAAAAAGACCACTCTTCATAAACAGTGGTCACAACTTGAACTTAAACAACGTATTGAAACTGTGGCCAGAAATATTCATGCACATCTGTCACTGACTTATCCCCAACAGATTGACGTGTTGATGAAAGTCGCACCGCAGTTTCAGGGATTGCAAGGCTTGGTCTTCCCAGAGTTTGTGAGTCTCTTTGGTTTACAAAACGAAAAAACCTCTTTAAAGGCTCTTAAGTTCTTCACACACTTTTCTACATCTGAATTTGCCATCCGTCATTTCATTCGCCAGAACACCCCAAGCACTATGAAGCACATGCAGGAGTGGTCTAAAGATAAAAACGAACATATACGACGCCTATCCTCAGAGGGCTGCCGTCCGCGACTGCCTTGGTCCTTTAAACTGCCCGAGCTGATCGCAGACCCCAGTCGTTCTGTTCAAATTCTTGAAAACCTCATCGAAGATGGGTCCTTGTATGTAAGAAAAAGTGTAGCCAATCATCTGAATGATATTTCCAAAGACCATCCTGAACTGGCTTTAAAACTTGCAACACGATGGTTGAAAAATAAAAACGATCACACAAGGTGGATTGTCAAACATGGCCTAAGAACTTTACTCAAGGCCCGAAACCCTGAGGCTTTAAAACTTTTTGGAGTTCATAATGCCAATCACATTTCAGTTCATAAATTTAAAACCACTAAAAAACAGTTTAAAATTGGCGAGCATGTGGAGTTTTCTTTTGAACTTAAAAATAGCAGTCAGGCCTCTAAAGACCTGCGCATTGAGTATGTCATCCACTATGTCAAAAAATCAGGCGGCCAGTCGGCTAAAGTCTTTAAACTTGCAGAAAAGACTTTTCCTAGTGGCACTCACTCCTTACAAAGACGGCACCCCCTAAAACCCATGACCACCCGTCAACACTATCCAGGGACCCATAAAATAGAAATTGTGGTCAACGGGACTCGTTTGACCACAACTACTTTTGTTTTGAAAAAATAA